Proteins found in one Polyodon spathula isolate WHYD16114869_AA chromosome 10, ASM1765450v1, whole genome shotgun sequence genomic segment:
- the LOC121322280 gene encoding E3 ubiquitin-protein ligase MARCHF7-like, giving the protein MVRKLQQQEEGGIFRMDSKPSRIPQRSSYGKPSSLSPSSSLSSSSSLSSTYSPLRSSGLYSGRGSVLSNDCYTRSTAVKLDSDYQGSRFHSTSRDYSIPESRHSSWKLSPPSSTLSSGSCGLSWSDTSGTSSKLGDSERRQGSYYGLLNATQDSESKRPKLCYTSSSSYSRSSSTSGVGSSYSGLNGISDSSWRYNPGSRASSTTTELIRSRGELDKRADPSLSSFGEHSHRSSGLLSSPASSYLRDRVTSSYAQGARPKESMFMRVNGSSVNDRLPSEYQSSLFSRDSSRSSARSASSVSFRDMDSPQRTMGSEVRNTRASSCTLYVPKSERNASSSATPPPPPPPPPPPPPPPPQRQLGESGDSEGRLTTRQLLSRLASSMSTTFFSRRSSQDSSSSSSSSRSFEAPSEDYVARGESSSQSSDSRNSSPDGSERRASNSSPVFPFLRRRRQGLSPVVETRSSDSDPETSRSTGSESRSSWLSSSFRNRCTPLFSRRRREGRDESARMAVGSDETQGSTLYPLRRYSFETSGGEQESESQGATAAAPAPPASNTPVQDVSQAERNPRISGIVPNSLFRLAMPPSLDSTLPNGAMITVDIMAAGRSEPGGQPQGNDKTAPSRDPEKLKKIQESLLLESSDEEEGDLCRICQMGEGSPSNCLIEPCKCTGSLQYVHQECMKKWLQSKINSGSNLEAITTCELCKQKLHLHIENFDIDELYRTHSNEQAEYEFISCGLYLVVLLHLCEQRFSDMLGAASEASAHAGFINLARTLHAHMDDLESSYEESEEVENNSRPSFDFDEEEEDTY; this is encoded by the exons ATGGTGAGAAAACTGCAGCAGCAGGAAGAAGGAGG GATTTTCAGGATGGATTCAAAACCAAGTCGGATTCCCCAAAGATCGTCATATGGGAAACCTAGTTCATTGTCGCCGTCTTCCTCATTGTCGTCTTCCTCATCTTTATCATCAACATATTCTCCTCTTCGGTCCAGTGGGCTCTACTCTGGTAGAGGGAGCGTCTTAAGCAATGACTGTTACACAAGGAGTACCGCTGTGAAATTGGATTCAGATTATCAG GGCTCCAGGTTCCACAGTACTTCCAGGGACTACAGTATTCCAGAAAGTCGTCATTCAAGCTGGAAACTTTCGCCTCCATCTTCGACTCTTTCTTCTGGATCCTGTGGCCTGTCGTGGTCTGACACCTCTGGAACCAGTAGTAAACTG GGTGACTCTGAAAGACGTCAGGGATCATACTACGGGCTTCTGAATGCAACCCAGGATAGTGAATCCAAAAGACCTAAGCTTTGCTATACAAGCAGTTCATCATATTCAAGAAGTTCATCTACCTCTGGGGTTGGCAGCAGCTACTCTGGCCTAAATGGCATTTCAG ATTCGTCATGGAGGTACAACCCAGGTTCAAGGGCTTCATCTACAACCACAGAATTAATACGTTCAAGAGGAGAACTGGACAAAAGAGCAGACCCAAGTCTTTCCAGCTTTGGAGAACATAGTCACAGGAGTAGTGGTTTATTATCCTCACCAGCCTCATCAT ATCTTCGGGACAGAGTGACTTCCTCTTATGCCCAAGGAGCAAGGCCAAAGGAGAGTATGTTTATGAGGGTAAATGGTTCATCAGTGAATGACCGTTTGCCATCAGAATACCAGTCATCTTTGTTcagcagagattcaagcagaagCTCTGCCAGGTCTGCTAGTTCAGTTTCATTTAGGGATATGGACTCCCCACAAAGAACAATGGGATCAGAAGTCCGAAACACACGTGCTAGTTCATGCACTTTGTATGTGCCAAAGTCGGAAAGAAACGCATCTTCATCAGCCacaccacctcctcctcccccaccaccaccaccaccacctcctccaccCCCACAAAGGCAACTCGGTGAATCTGGGGATTCGGAAGGCCGATTGACAACAAGACAGTTATTGTCCCGTCTAGCTTCCAGTATGTCGACTACCTTCTTCTCAAGAAGGTCAAGCCAGGACTCCTCAAGCTCAAGCTCAAGCTCCAGGTCTTTTGAAGCACCATCGGAAGATTATGTTGCAAGGGGTGAAAGTTCTTCTCAAAGCAGTGACAGCAGAAACAGTAGTCCTGATGGTTCGGAAAGAAGAGCTTCCAATTCCTCTCCGGTGTTTCCATTTCTTAGACGCAGAAGGCAAGGTTTATCACCAGTAGTAGAAACCCGCAGTTCAGATTCAGACCCTGAAACTTCAAGATCAACTGGATCTGAAAGCAGAAGTTCGTGGTTGTCTTCTTCATTTAGAAACAGGTGCACGCCACTTTTTTCACGAAGGAGAAGGGAAGGAAGAGATGAGTCTGCACGAATGGCAGTTGGATCTGATGAAACACAAGGGAGCACACTTTATCCATTGAGAAGGTATTCTTTTGAAACTTCAGGTGGAGAGCAAGAAAGCGAATCTCAAGGGGCTACAGCAGCTGCACCAGCTCCTCCTGCATCAAACACGCCTGTGCAAGATGTGTCCCAAGCTGAACGAAACCCAAGAATTTCTGGTATTGTTCCCAACTCTTTGTTTCGTCTTGCCATGCCACCTAGCCTTGACAGCACCCTGCCTAATGGTGCAATGATCACTGTAGACATCATGGCAGCAGGTAGATCTGAGCCTGGTGGACAGCCTCAAGGAAATGACAAAACTGCACCCTCCAGGGATCCAGAGAAACTGAAGAAAATCCAAGAGAG CCTCCTTTTAGAGTCCTCTGATGAAGAGGAGGGAGATTTGTGCCGAATTTGCCAGATGGGAGAAGGATCACCTTCAAACTGTTTGATAGAACCTTGCAAGTGCACTGGCAGCTTACAGTATGTTCATCAGGAGTGTATGAAGAAGTGGTTGCAGTCTAAAATCAACTCTG gttCTAACCTGGAAGCTATAACTACATGTGAGCTATGTAAACAGAAGCTTCATCTTCACATTGAGAACTTTGATATTGATGAACTATATAGAACACACTCAAATGAACAG GCAGAGTATGAGTTTATCAGCTGTGGCCTCTACCTCGTTGTCTTGCTGCATTTGTGTGAGCAGCGATTTTCTGACATGTTGGGAGCTGCCAGTGAAGCAAGTGCTCATGCTGGG